A window from Plasmodium chabaudi chabaudi strain AS genome assembly, chromosome: 11 encodes these proteins:
- a CDS encoding SNARE associated Golgi protein, putative, translating into MENLDNHYKKKYEYLKNNYDNIYDENKNAYNETNYEPTMNYNYNNEMNNYSNVNSQYYDQNNEKVKLINNHNNGNINGYRNNNGYGNSIYNNPDHECIETGYHFDDKYNDRDIGNNIMMGSDDLTISRRRDTKAKTQAILKAIFIIVIFLVVVYLLTKFQSFINIINDVIQWVGKQGSWSIVLFICLFTLISPLFMSVEIMCVGAGLIFSGVYGNLLGTFVAIFAVFTGYILGMSICFFVSRYLLHDYIYKKLQNYPIYIAFDQAINANGLSFVLLIRMSPILPASVVSYVLGVTSVKYKDFAIGSISALPGICLFIYIGVLLQDISNVSELHHHWGNLVILLVGLVLGIIAIAYISMVTKRRLNNLNIMNPAIPRLDVDIE; encoded by the exons atggaaaatttagataatcattataagaaaaaatatgaatatctaaaaaataattatgataatatatatgatgaaaataaaaatgcatataatgaaaCAAATTATGAACCAACaatgaattataattataataacgaaatgaataattattcaaatGTGAATTCTCAATATTATGaccaaaataatgaaaaagtcaaattaattaataatcataataatggaaatataaatggatatagaaataataatggatATGGTAActcaatatataataatcctGACCATGAGTGTATAGAAACAGGTTACCATTTTGACGATAAATACAATGATAGAGATATaggaaataatattatgatgGGTTCTGATGATTTAACTATATCAAGAAGAAGAGATACAAAAGCTAAAACACAAGCTATATTAAAAGcgatatttattattgtcaTATTTCTTGTTGTAGTATATCTCCTTACAAAATTTcaatcatttattaatataattaatgatGTTATACAATGGGTTGGTAAACAAGGATCATGGAGTatagtattatttatatgtttgtTTACTCTAATATCTCCGCTATTTATGTCTGTTGAAATTATGTGTGTAGGTGCAggtttaatattttcaggAGTATATGGAAATTTATTGGGCACATTTGTAGCTATTTTTGCAGTTTTTACTGGCTACATTTTAGGAATGtctatatgtttttttgtttctagatatttattacatgattatatttataaaaaattacaaaattatccaatatatatagcattTGATCAAGCTATTAATGCTAATGGTCTTTCCTTTGTGCTTTTAATTCGTATGTCTCCTATCTTGCCAGCATCAGTAGTTAGTTATGTACTTGGTGTTACTTCTGTTAAGTATAAGGATTTTGCCATTGGATCAATTTCAGCCTTACCAG gcatatgcttatttatatacattggAGTTTTGTTGCAAGATATATCAAATGTTTCAG AATTGCACCACCACTGGGGAAATTTGGTTATACTCCTTGTCGGGTTGGTCTTAGGAATAATTGccattgcatatatatcgATGGTAACAAAAAGAAGATTAAACAATTTGAATATTATGAACCCAG